Below is a genomic region from Methanolobus sediminis.
CTTGGAATTCTGAGTATTGATGTTACCGGTGACCACAATATTTACCTGCTTAAGGAAGATTACAGAGATATTGTCAGAAACGTACTTGACAACTACTAATTCCATCTTCTTTTTTGTTGATTAGTTTCAAATGGATATTTGCCATATGGAAATTACTTTTACATAATCTACGGGAGTGTCAAATATTCTGAAAAGAATACCCGGAATAGCCTATAAAGGATATGAACGTCTTCTCACACAGGAAGTGAAGAATGAGAAAGTTCCCCGGCACGTAGCCATTATTATGGATGGGAACCGGAGATATGCACGAAAACTAGGACAGATAACTTCCTATGGGCATGCCAGGGGTGCAGATGTAACTGAAAATGTCATGGAATGGGCCTGCAGCTTAGGTATTGAATATCTCACGATCTATGCATTTTCTACTGAGAATTTCAACAGAAATGATGATGAAAAAGACAAGCTCTTTGACCTTATCAGAGTGAAGTTTGATGAAATAGTAGTTGATGAAAGAACCCATGAAAGAAAAATGCGAGTTCATGCCATCGGCGATATTGATAAATTGCCGGAGTCATTAAAAGAGTCAATTAAGAACGTGGAACTTGTAACATCAGAATATGATAATTTTGTCCTCAACGTTGCTATTGCATATGGCGGCAGACAGGAAATAATCCAGGCAGTTAAAGAGATAGCTTTCAAAGTAGAGTCTGAAGAGCTTGAACCTGAAGATATTACCGAAGAAACAATTTCAGATCACCTTTATCCTTCGGGAAATTCTGCCCTGCCTGACGTAGATCTTATTATTCGCACAGGAGGAGATGAAAGAGTGTCAAATTTCCTTCCATGGCAGGCCAATGGAAATGAGTGTGCTGCTTACTTCTGTGCCCCGTTCTGGCCGGAGTTCCGTAAGATCGATTTTCTTCGCTCTATTCGCGTGTATCAGGCCCGTATGAGAGAAAAGAATCAGCATACAACCATACGTGCGGCACATTTCCTAAAAGCACTGGGAAAAGCGGAGATTGAAGAAGTGCGACACCATTCAAAAGATTGCAATTAGATTTACAGAATCAGACTATTAACTTGAGTATTTTACAATTTAAGTTCTATTTTTAACTTGATTATTTGAAAAGATAAATTCACATGATATACTCAAAAGAATCATGATTTTAAACGAAATTATGTTTTAGAAAAAGATATTTGGTGCGGGAGGTGTGATTCGAACACACGAACTCCTACGAGACTAGGCCCTCAACCTAGCGCCTTTGGCCTGGCTGGGCAACCCCCGCACATGTATGCAGTTAAATTAATAGTTTACAGGAAATCAGATCTTAACCAAATCTTTCTTAGGAGATTTTGGTGCGGGAGGTGTGATTCGAACACACGAACTCCTACGAGACTAGGCCCTCAACCTAGCGCCTTTGGCCTGGCTGGGCAACCCCCGCATCAAGTTGGATTTCCTATATTTAAATATAAATTTTTAGGAGAGTATATCTCCTAAAACCGTGTCAGAGGGACTCTAAAATCTCTCCTAACCGGCTGGCTTTCTCCTTAATAGTTGTTCCTGCATTTATAATTAACTGTTGAACCGTGTATGAACCATCAGATTCCATTGTGAAAATGAAAGAATTTTCATCTTCAGACACAGTTATTGCATCAATCTCACAGACAGATGCACAGAGTTTGCAAAGAATACACTTAAGGATATCGTCACCGGATATTTCTGCACCGTTCGGACCAATGTGAATTATGCTCTTTGGACATTCATTCACACATGCACCACACTCGTCACAGTTCTCAAACGTGACTATTGGCATATTCTTGTAGCCGCATGCCACACCAGCCTGCCATTTTGCGTGCTTGTGACCATAGTCCATGTGAGCAATAGCTTCAAGCACAACCTTCTGACCTTCCTTCAGGTCAATGATAGGAACATTCTGGTCAGCAGCCTGTACTCTTTCATCAGAAGACACAAGATCCCCAGAATATACCATTCTCGGACCCTCAGCACTGAGTGTAAGGGAAACCTTACATGCAGGACATTCGGCGCCGCCACAGGTGCACTCATCAACTGGTACGAACTCCTCAATGTCTGTTGTCAAAGGGATAAGGCCAAGCCTTAACGCTAACTGCTCGTCAAAGAGGACTGATGTATTGTTATAGATGTTCACATCATCAATAGCAAGAGTTGGGACGTCAGAGAGCGCTGCTCTTCTGACACCATTGGCAAATGCCGCACTTGTATTGGATAATATAAACTTCGCAGACCTCTCTGACAGTTCAAGTATGTCTACTTCCATTGTCATGAGTTCATATCCATTTTATTTAGTATTATGTTCTTCTACCGCCTTTTGGACGTGTACCGTCGTGTGGCACAGGTGTTACATCCTGTATCCTTCCGATCTTGATACCTGCCCTGGCAAATGCCCTGATAGCAGCCTGTGCTCCAGGACCTGGGCTTCTCTGTTTGTTTCCACCAGGTGCACGCACCTTTATGTGGATACCTTCAATTCCCTTGTCCTTGAGAGTGTCTGCAAGCTGGCTTGCCATCTGCATAGCGGTGTAAGGTGAACTTTCATCACGTGCTGCCTTTACAACCATTCCACCAGATGATTTGGCGATGGTTTCGGCACCTGTAATGTCAGTTACGGTAATAATAGTGTTATTGAATGAGCATTTTATGTGTGCTACACCCCAGATTCCGTTTGCTGCCATAGTATTACTCCTCCTTTCCTGCTACTGCTGAAGCAATCTGTGCTGGTCTTTCTGCATGTGACTCGCTTGTCAGAGGGGAGTTACCATAGTAATCGATCTGCATCTCTTCTGCCTTGGAGATGAGCATACCTGGAACGGTTGCCTTCTGCCCATTAATAGCGATGTGACCGTGAGTGATAAACTGCCTTGCCTGCTTTGGAGTTCTTGCAAGTCCAAGTCTGTATACCTGAGTCTGCAGCCTGCGTTCAAGGATTGTTTCTGTCTGAAGCGCAAGGATGTCATCGATGTTTGCATCGGATGGAAGCACTGAGAACCTGATAAGCCTTGCAAGAATTTGGTCAGATTCAGTTTTGAGGTGACCGGAAAGTTCAGTCTCTGCAGATTCTGCAAGAATTCTACGAGCATCTGCTCTGTATCTTCTGAGAATACTGACTGCTTTCCAGAGTTCCTTCTTATTACGGAGGCCGTACTTTTTAAGGAGTTCGACTTCAGTTGCCATCCTGGCAGCCTGCCAAGGATGCTTTGGAGTATCATAACTCTTTCTCTTTTTACCTGGGAATCCCATAAAATCACCTGAATTACTTCTTCTTGCTTACGCCGATGGTTGAGCCACGCCTTCCTGTGGACTTTGTTCTCTGACCTCTGACCTTAAGACCTCTCTCGTGCCTCATACCACGATATGCCCTTACCTTCTTGAGGTTGTTCAGGTCTTCCCTGAGGGTCATGATGATATCCTGGCCAAGGAGATGCTTGTCATCTCCAGTTAATGGGTCTTCACATCTGTTAAGCATCCAGGTTGGGATATTGCTCTCAAAGCTAGCAATAGCATCATCGAGCTTTGCAATATCTTCATCGGAAAGGTAACCGATTGTTTCTTTTGGGTCAATACCCGTGCTGTCAACAATAATTCTTGATGTTCTGAGTCCAATACCGCGAATACCTGTCAGCGCGTACATTACAGGCTGACTACCCTGAAGGTCAGTATTCATGATACGGACTAAGTGTCTTATTTCTTCATCTGCCATTAGTTGTTCCTCCTTAGGGACGCATGCGTCCTGTAGCCCCGAAACATAAGTTTCGACACACTCCGACATTACGGAGCAGGCAATTCTAAAGATTAATAGAATAACTTGCCTGTTTATACCATTGTTCTTATTTAACATTATTCATGTTGCAGAAATAGTGAAACAGGTGAGCACCCAGTATAGGTTAATTATTTAAATACTTTCCCATAACTCAAAAAAGATTTTCAGCTTCTTAATCCAGAAAACAAGATTATGTACCCATTCAGACCGCAATAGAACAAACGGGCCTGTCCATTAACCAAAATATAACTGCCCCTGCTACTGAGCAAACTGCCGCAAAAATCATGGTTTCCCTGTACCCGTAGAATTGCAGGGTCAAACCACCAAGCACAGCACCAACGATATTGCTTGCAGCTATCACCGAGTTAAGAATACCGGCAGCAGTGGCTTTTTCTTTACTGCGTTCCATGAGCAACTGACTGGCACCTACAAACAAGAAAGACCACCCGAAAGCCACAAAGAACATACCTGGAATAATGTAGATATAATTTGGTGACAGGAAATACACAAAAAAAGCCACACCTGATAATAAAAAACCCCATATAATGAGCAATTCATTCCTGAAACTATCCAGTCGCCTCATGATCAGGAATTGCAGAAAAGGATTGATTGCATAAATGATCCCAATCCACATGCTGGAAGCTCCAAGATAAGCCATATACAGAGGTAACACTGCCCACATGGCCGCAGCACCTGAATGCCTTATGAAAACTGACAGATAGGTTGCAATATTTTTCCTGAATGTCTCAAATGAGAAATAGCTTAACTCAAGGGATGGCTTTTCAATATCCTTCAACTTTAATGCCGCTATGAAGGAGACAAAAAACAACAAGGAAGAAAGAATAAAAAGATACTTTATCTCGCCTACATAACCTGCAACCAGAAAACCGGCCATCCACCCAAGTGAACCAAAGGAACTGAACTTCCCGATACTTTCCTTCTGATAATACACATATACTATGAGAGCTGCCGGATAAATGCCCATGCAAAAGCCAACAAGTGATCTTGCAACAGCAAGTGTAAACGTGCCAACGGTAAATACCTGCAGGAAGAAAGAAAGTGAACATGCCAGCAGGCCAATAAGAACTATGGGCCTGAGACGGTTGATATCAGCTGCTTTTCCGAATATGAAAGAAGAAACAAAGGTAGCCAGACTAAAACAGGCAGCAATCACGCCCACTTCAAAGAAGGAGGCACCCAGTGACCTTGCATATATGGGAATGAAAATGCTGGACATCATGTAAGAGGCATTTGCCAGAAACTGAATAGTATTTATTTTCATTATAGTGTAATGTGCAAAGACCATTTCGGGTATTTTAAGCTATTGAAGGTATAAACGTGATAAATAAAAATGTTCAAAGTAAATGCAGAAATAATTTGAATTACAACTGAAGATAGCCGTTATTCACATTAGTTATCCTTAAAAACTATAGCCGGGCGGTTTAAAGTGTTCTCACATACCATTAATAACCATCAGCGTTTGGACAGTGCATTGCCCAGATCCAGTTTAAGACCTTTCAGCAATTCCTTTGCCACATGATCAGCAATCTTTTTGTTTAAATTTTCTGAAGGATGCACCTGATCCAGAGTTTTGTGACAGACAGGACAATCTATACACTCTGCAAGTGCCATGCTATCATCCAATACATTAGAAAATAGCACACTTATTTCATTCTCGCATTCAGGACATGTAACAATAGTGCTACCATCATCATTGACATCCATATTTTCTTTTATGAAAAATACATTAACATCAGACATAATTATACCTTTTATTTCAGTTTTAACAGTATAATTCAATAGTATATACATTTAGCACTAGAATGATAGTAAAGTAAAATATAACTAGAATATGAATTTAGAAAAAGATTATGGCGCCGAGAGGGGGATTCGAACTCCCGAGGGGCGGATGCCCCACAAGCTTTCCAGGCTTGCGCCCTACCGCTAGACTATCTCGGCACATGACTTTCATTGTGTTTTTGCTGACCTGCTGTGCCAGCCTTGCGCATAAGTGCCACCATCCATTATTACTCTTTCGGTCGTAGCTACGATTCCATGCTCATTTTGAAGCATTTCCTCTGAATCCATAAGAGATTTGCATAAAGCCACAGCCTCTCCTTTTAAACTAAAGAGGCAAATGTCATCACCTTTTTTAATACCACTGTCAAGGCTTAATATTCCAGGAACTGCAATTGCCGCACCACAACAGATGGCTTCAATTGCACTATCACGAATAATGACACGTGGAAGATGCGACAAACCCTCTTCCATAGGTCTGACAACTTTACGCAGGAAAGATTCATCACCATCCTCCTGCCAGAAAACATAAGCATCCTTCAGTTCCTGAAGTGTTACAAGAGTATCTTCCCTGAAAGGACCGGTCTTTGTCCTGCGTAGTTCCTGCATGTGAGCACCACATCCAAGTGCAACACCGATATCATGACAAAGTTTTCTCATGTATGTACCTGCTTCACAGCCAACGCGCATGAGAACAGATTTTTCTTTTACATCAAGGACTTCCAGATAATATATCTTCCTTACACGCACAGCACGTTTTACTGCAGAAATTATAGGGGGCATTTGAAAAATTGGCCCGGTAAACTGAAGTACATACCTTGCGCACCTTTTTTTCTGGGACAGGCTCATGTAACGTCATTAGACAAATATACTCCTTCCCTGAAAGACGCAGAGCTGCAACTGTTTTAGTTGCTTTGCCAAGCATGATAGGAAGCACACCAGTCACAATAGGATCCAGTGAACCCGAGTGTCCCGCCTTATTCAGCTCCAGAATATCTTTGACCCATGCAGTAACCTCATGACTTGTAGGACCTACAGGTTTGTCAAGATTTACAACGCCCATCTCTATGTATTTTTTCATAGGACGATCATAAGGAGAACAACCGTAAAGAGGACTGGTTGCAGATTCTGCTTTGTGCAGCAATTCACGTTTTTGTTCAGAAGGAAGAATACACTTATTCATAAAAATCGCCGGATAGCCGATCAAATATCAGAATAATTATCTATTGCAGCGGAAATAATATTTGTGATCTGGAATTGGTCCCACTTTTGAGAGTCAATCACAAGATCATAAACTGAAAGGTCATTGATATCTATATTATAGATAGTCTTGTACCTGATCGCTTCCGATGCTTCACGTTCAATGGTTTCAGCCAGTTTGTCATCAAAAGAACTACCTTCCCTGCCAACAATCCGTTCTACACGGACATTCACAGGAGCCTTTACCCATACCTTAAGTGCTTTTGCAGCCATATGTCCCGCAAGACGGCCTTCTAGAATTATATTATCATGAGTATTAGCAATCTCTTTCTGGCGTTCATCTATTTTCAGATCGATGCTGTCATCCGATTCTGCAAGAGCACCAAATTCAGCCAGAGTCATACCGTACTCTTTTGCAAGAGAACGGAAAACCTCGCCAGCAGAAATCATTTGAAGATTATATTTCTCTGAAAGTAAACGGGATACAGTGGTAGTACCACTTCCCGGAAGGCCGCTGATAGTCAGTAACACTTCAGACTCCACCAACATCCAGAGCCTTTCTTATCAACTGACTTACAGCCAGAGAGGCAATAAAATACCAGAAGATCCAATGCTGGAAAGGACCGAATACAGGATCAGTCAATATCTGTTCTCCCCAGAATGGGAATACAAGTGAAGCAGCACCATGCCCTTTGATATAGTGGTAAGCCCACATGAACAAAGGAAGAGAAATAATACTTATGTATGCCATGGGTTTGAACTGCTGCTTGGACATTTCCATCTGATCTTCCATCATTGCTTTGCGCTCTTCGTCCATCTTCTTCATAAGAGCTGTATTATTGGAAAGCTGAGCTTCCCTGAATTCTTTCTGAAATACCTTCATCTTTTCCTGGGTGTTACGCATAAGATCCCAGTTAATTGTGTATTTCTGTATGAGGGAAGCATAAAGAGCTGTAATGGATGCCATTATGAACAGAACAATGTGAAGGTTATCAGCTCCTAGGATAACCACCACAGGGTCCATAATAACACTCATTGCTGTTCCAAGGGAGTCCCTGAAATCCTGACCAAGAATCATTATTCCCAGCATAAGGGAAATTCCGAAAGCCAGGAGAAACTGGTCCAGCTTTTTCTTAAATTGTTCTGTAACCAAGGGATAGCCTCTTTGTATATCTTTATTTGAATTGGTCCATTACCTTGCAAACATCTGCGAATACAGCATCTACTGCACCACTACCATCAATATTGACAAGTATACCTGCATCATCATAATAGTTTATGAGAGGCTTTGTCTTTTCATTGTAGACAGTAAGTCTCTGGCGGATGACCTCTTCTTTATCATCATCCCTCTGATAGAGTTCAGCACTACATGCATTACAAACTCCTTCCTTTTCAGGAGGGTTGAACATGACATGATAGCTTTCACCACATGTGCAGCTGCGACGACCACTTAATCTTTTTACAAGCTCATCATCGCTTACTTCAATATTGATAACTGCATCAAGAGGCTTACCAATCTCTTTGAGGATGTCAGTAAGTGCATCAGCCTGTGGAATTGTACGAGGATATCCATCAAGAAGATAGCCTGTTTCACAATCACACTCACTCAACCTGTTTCTGATAAGACCTATAAGAACCTCATCAGGGACAAGTTCGCCTTTGTCCATATACTGTTTTGCTTTCAATCCAAGTTCAGTTCCGTCACGGACATTTGCTCTTAAAATGTCACCTGTAGAGATGTGAGGGATACTATACTGTTTTGATAATTCTTTTGCCTG
It encodes:
- a CDS encoding 30S ribosomal protein S11, translated to MAANGIWGVAHIKCSFNNTIITVTDITGAETIAKSSGGMVVKAARDESSPYTAMQMASQLADTLKDKGIEGIHIKVRAPGGNKQRSPGPGAQAAIRAFARAGIKIGRIQDVTPVPHDGTRPKGGRRT
- a CDS encoding adenylate kinase, producing MNIALFGPPGAGKGTQAKELSKQYSIPHISTGDILRANVRDGTELGLKAKQYMDKGELVPDEVLIGLIRNRLSECDCETGYLLDGYPRTIPQADALTDILKEIGKPLDAVINIEVSDDELVKRLSGRRSCTCGESYHVMFNPPEKEGVCNACSAELYQRDDDKEEVIRQRLTVYNEKTKPLINYYDDAGILVNIDGSGAVDAVFADVCKVMDQFK
- a CDS encoding MFS transporter, with product MKINTIQFLANASYMMSSIFIPIYARSLGASFFEVGVIAACFSLATFVSSFIFGKAADINRLRPIVLIGLLACSLSFFLQVFTVGTFTLAVARSLVGFCMGIYPAALIVYVYYQKESIGKFSSFGSLGWMAGFLVAGYVGEIKYLFILSSLLFFVSFIAALKLKDIEKPSLELSYFSFETFRKNIATYLSVFIRHSGAAAMWAVLPLYMAYLGASSMWIGIIYAINPFLQFLIMRRLDSFRNELLIIWGFLLSGVAFFVYFLSPNYIYIIPGMFFVAFGWSFLFVGASQLLMERSKEKATAAGILNSVIAASNIVGAVLGGLTLQFYGYRETMIFAAVCSVAGAVIFWLMDRPVCSIAV
- the uppS gene encoding polyprenyl diphosphate synthase encodes the protein MLKRIPGIAYKGYERLLTQEVKNEKVPRHVAIIMDGNRRYARKLGQITSYGHARGADVTENVMEWACSLGIEYLTIYAFSTENFNRNDDEKDKLFDLIRVKFDEIVVDERTHERKMRVHAIGDIDKLPESLKESIKNVELVTSEYDNFVLNVAIAYGGRQEIIQAVKEIAFKVESEELEPEDITEETISDHLYPSGNSALPDVDLIIRTGGDERVSNFLPWQANGNECAAYFCAPFWPEFRKIDFLRSIRVYQARMREKNQHTTIRAAHFLKALGKAEIEEVRHHSKDCN
- a CDS encoding 30S ribosomal protein S13 codes for the protein MADEEIRHLVRIMNTDLQGSQPVMYALTGIRGIGLRTSRIIVDSTGIDPKETIGYLSDEDIAKLDDAIASFESNIPTWMLNRCEDPLTGDDKHLLGQDIIMTLREDLNNLKKVRAYRGMRHERGLKVRGQRTKSTGRRGSTIGVSKKK
- a CDS encoding DUF106 domain-containing protein, with the translated sequence MVTEQFKKKLDQFLLAFGISLMLGIMILGQDFRDSLGTAMSVIMDPVVVILGADNLHIVLFIMASITALYASLIQKYTINWDLMRNTQEKMKVFQKEFREAQLSNNTALMKKMDEERKAMMEDQMEMSKQQFKPMAYISIISLPLFMWAYHYIKGHGAASLVFPFWGEQILTDPVFGPFQHWIFWYFIASLAVSQLIRKALDVGGV
- the cmk gene encoding (d)CMP kinase; translated protein: MLLTISGLPGSGTTTVSRLLSEKYNLQMISAGEVFRSLAKEYGMTLAEFGALAESDDSIDLKIDERQKEIANTHDNIILEGRLAGHMAAKALKVWVKAPVNVRVERIVGREGSSFDDKLAETIEREASEAIRYKTIYNIDINDLSVYDLVIDSQKWDQFQITNIISAAIDNYSDI
- a CDS encoding 30S ribosomal protein S4, which translates into the protein MGFPGKKRKSYDTPKHPWQAARMATEVELLKKYGLRNKKELWKAVSILRRYRADARRILAESAETELSGHLKTESDQILARLIRFSVLPSDANIDDILALQTETILERRLQTQVYRLGLARTPKQARQFITHGHIAINGQKATVPGMLISKAEEMQIDYYGNSPLTSESHAERPAQIASAVAGKEE
- a CDS encoding DNA-directed RNA polymerase subunit D; its protein translation is MTMEVDILELSERSAKFILSNTSAAFANGVRRAALSDVPTLAIDDVNIYNNTSVLFDEQLALRLGLIPLTTDIEEFVPVDECTCGGAECPACKVSLTLSAEGPRMVYSGDLVSSDERVQAADQNVPIIDLKEGQKVVLEAIAHMDYGHKHAKWQAGVACGYKNMPIVTFENCDECGACVNECPKSIIHIGPNGAEISGDDILKCILCKLCASVCEIDAITVSEDENSFIFTMESDGSYTVQQLIINAGTTIKEKASRLGEILESL